The following are from one region of the Arachis duranensis cultivar V14167 chromosome 10, aradu.V14167.gnm2.J7QH, whole genome shotgun sequence genome:
- the LOC107470064 gene encoding LOW QUALITY PROTEIN: uncharacterized protein LOC107470064 (The sequence of the model RefSeq protein was modified relative to this genomic sequence to represent the inferred CDS: inserted 1 base in 1 codon), whose amino-acid sequence MWGQMKKGVSNDILRSFASKSNSTPKRTAKKGAFNCLSYLGLAPKATESVGQAAFRNGTVMEQSNINDEAKKLAAAALAAVKDDAAASSSSKGKLVITEVRDFAGQDIEVKKLLDSDLKEAMERAKIAAPSPVDAVLEQIKKKQKLSVLDKTKMDWGEFKEENXLEGELDAYKRSSDQYLDKVSFLQRTNYREFERERDARLALQARKQPDMREEPYD is encoded by the exons ATGTGGGGACAAATGAAGAAAGGAGTATCTAATGATATCCTCAGAAGTTTTGCAAGCAAGTCTAATTCCACTCCAAAAAGAACTGCAAAGAAGGGAGCTTTT AATTGTTTGTCATATCTGGGGTTAGCACCAAAGGCAACTGAATCTGTTGGGCAAGCCGCTTTCCGTAATGGGACTGTAATGGAGCAGAGCAATATAAATGATGAAGCCAAGAAGCTTGCTGCTGCTGCTCTTGCAGCAGTGAAAGATGATGCTGCTGCTTCTTCCTCTAGCAAGGGTAAACTTGTG ATTACTGAGGTTCGGGACTTTGCTGGTCAAGACATTGAAGTAAAGAAACTCTTAGATTCTGACTTAAAGGAGGCAATGGAAAGAGCCAAAATCGCTGCACCTTCTCCGGTGGATGCTGTTCTTGAACAAATCAAGAAGAAGCAGAAGCTCAGTGTACTTGATAAGACCAAAATGGACTGGGGAGAGTTTAAGGAAGAAA AACTGGAAGGGGAGCTTGATGCTTACAAGAGGAGTTCAGACCAGTATCTAGATAAGGTCTCCTTCTTGCAGCGAACAAATTACCGTGAGtttgagagggagagagatgctAGGCTGGCTTTGCAAGCCAGGAAGCAGCCGGATATGCGAGAGGAGCCATATGACTGA